Proteins encoded within one genomic window of uncultured Draconibacterium sp.:
- a CDS encoding SoxR reducing system RseC family protein, with the protein MKNASLTVNIVSQSACSTCHAQGACSVSDFQDKEIEVTEYKGNYKVGDEVTILFKQSKGFTALIWGYVIPFFVVLGTLIIALEVTGDELKSGLLSLIILVPYYITLYFFRHLLKKVLKFELEEIS; encoded by the coding sequence ATAAAAAACGCCTCGCTTACTGTGAATATTGTAAGCCAGTCGGCCTGCTCAACTTGTCATGCGCAGGGAGCATGTTCGGTTTCCGATTTCCAGGACAAGGAAATTGAGGTTACCGAATATAAAGGCAACTACAAAGTTGGCGACGAGGTAACCATCCTGTTTAAACAATCAAAAGGTTTTACGGCACTTATCTGGGGTTATGTAATTCCGTTCTTTGTAGTGTTGGGCACCTTAATTATTGCCCTCGAAGTTACCGGCGACGAATTAAAATCGGGGCTTCTGTCACTAATCATACTCGTACCATACTATATAACATTATATTTTTTTAGGCATTTATTAAAAAAAGTATTGAAATTCGAACTCGAAGAAATTTCTTAA
- a CDS encoding Fe-S cluster domain-containing protein — MSITVVYTIVTLAVIGAAAAVILYFVAQKFKVVEDPRIDDVDEALPGANCGGCGYAGCRAFAEACVKASELGDLNCPVGGNETMNNVASILGLEAVKKDPRVAYIRCNGTCDNRPKTSSFNGATTCAIASSVYSGETGCQFGCLGYGDCFDACDFDAIVMHPETGIPEIIDDKCVACGACVDACPKNLIELRKKMPKNRKVVVSCRNQDKGGVARKACSVACIGCGKCAKECPFDAITIENNLAYIDSDKCKLCRKCVAVCPTGAIIEENFPPRKVKPEVKKETEPVN; from the coding sequence ATGAGCATCACTGTTGTATATACAATTGTCACATTAGCCGTAATTGGCGCCGCAGCAGCGGTAATTCTATATTTTGTGGCACAGAAATTCAAAGTTGTTGAAGATCCGCGCATCGACGATGTTGACGAAGCATTGCCGGGAGCGAACTGCGGAGGTTGTGGTTATGCAGGTTGTAGAGCTTTTGCCGAAGCCTGTGTTAAAGCGAGCGAGTTGGGCGATTTAAACTGTCCGGTTGGCGGAAACGAAACCATGAACAACGTGGCTTCTATCCTTGGGCTTGAAGCTGTAAAAAAAGATCCGCGAGTAGCTTACATTCGTTGTAACGGCACTTGCGACAACCGGCCCAAAACCAGTAGTTTCAATGGAGCAACAACCTGCGCCATTGCATCATCGGTTTACAGTGGCGAAACCGGTTGCCAGTTTGGCTGCCTGGGTTACGGCGATTGTTTCGATGCCTGCGATTTTGATGCGATTGTAATGCATCCCGAAACCGGAATTCCGGAAATTATCGATGATAAATGTGTGGCCTGCGGAGCCTGCGTTGATGCTTGTCCGAAAAACCTGATTGAGTTGCGCAAAAAGATGCCTAAGAACCGTAAAGTGGTGGTATCATGTCGTAACCAGGATAAAGGAGGCGTGGCGCGTAAAGCTTGCAGTGTAGCATGCATTGGTTGTGGCAAATGTGCAAAAGAATGCCCGTTTGATGCCATTACCATCGAAAACAACCTGGCTTACATTGATTCCGACAAGTGTAAACTGTGCCGCAAATGTGTGGCCGTTTGCCCAACCGGCGCAATTATTGAAGAGAACTTTCCTCCGCGGAAAGTAAAACCAGAAGTAAAAAAAGAAACTGAACCAGTAAATTAA
- the rsxC gene encoding electron transport complex subunit RsxC, with translation MLKTFKIGGVHPPENKLSKDKKIEVLSLPKTVFIPVAQHIGAPATPTVKRGDEVKTGQVIAQSSSFVSTNIHSSVSGKVKKVDFSADSSGYPKQGIFIDVDGDEWEEGIDRSEDLVKKISVEGPDIVKKIQEAGIVGLGGATFPTHVKLVPPKGMKAEVLLINGVECEPYLTSDHRLMLEKADEIMVGIQLLMKAMGVEKAVIGIENNKPDAIKLLKEKSASYRGVSVQPLKVQYPQGGEKQLINAVTGKEVPSGALPIAVGAVVSNVGTAFAVYEAIQKNKPLVERVVTVTGKGVEKPSNFMVRIGTATSELIEAAGGLPENTGKIISGGPMMGRAIASLDVPVTKGTSGLLLMQEEESKREEIQACIRCSRCTSVCPMGLEPYLLMTLGEKQIFDRAENERIMDCIECGSCSYTCPSSRPLLDYIRFGKGKVGAMIRSRKK, from the coding sequence ATGTTGAAAACGTTCAAAATTGGCGGAGTACATCCTCCCGAAAATAAATTATCGAAAGATAAAAAGATCGAGGTACTGTCACTTCCAAAAACAGTGTTTATCCCGGTTGCCCAGCACATTGGTGCGCCTGCAACGCCAACGGTAAAACGTGGCGACGAGGTAAAAACAGGACAGGTAATTGCGCAAAGCAGCAGTTTTGTTTCAACCAATATTCACTCTTCTGTTTCAGGAAAAGTGAAAAAAGTTGACTTTTCAGCCGATAGCTCGGGCTATCCGAAACAAGGTATTTTTATCGATGTGGATGGCGACGAGTGGGAGGAAGGCATCGACCGCTCGGAAGATTTGGTAAAGAAAATTTCAGTTGAAGGACCTGATATCGTTAAAAAAATTCAGGAAGCCGGAATCGTAGGATTGGGTGGTGCAACCTTCCCTACCCACGTTAAACTGGTACCGCCAAAAGGCATGAAAGCCGAAGTGCTGTTGATTAACGGCGTAGAATGCGAACCTTACCTGACTTCGGACCATCGTTTGATGTTGGAAAAAGCCGACGAAATTATGGTGGGAATCCAGTTGCTGATGAAAGCAATGGGTGTTGAAAAAGCGGTTATCGGTATTGAAAACAACAAGCCCGATGCTATTAAATTGCTGAAAGAAAAAAGCGCTTCATATAGAGGAGTGAGCGTTCAGCCTTTAAAAGTTCAATACCCGCAGGGAGGTGAAAAACAACTCATCAATGCTGTTACCGGAAAAGAAGTTCCTTCGGGCGCTTTACCAATTGCTGTTGGTGCAGTGGTAAGCAACGTAGGTACTGCTTTTGCCGTTTACGAAGCCATTCAGAAAAATAAACCACTGGTTGAGCGCGTAGTTACCGTAACTGGTAAAGGCGTTGAAAAACCATCGAATTTTATGGTTCGTATTGGTACTGCCACATCTGAATTGATTGAAGCAGCCGGTGGTCTTCCTGAAAACACAGGTAAAATTATTAGTGGTGGCCCAATGATGGGACGCGCCATTGCATCGCTCGATGTTCCGGTAACAAAAGGTACTTCAGGACTGCTTCTGATGCAAGAAGAAGAAAGTAAACGCGAAGAAATACAAGCTTGTATTCGTTGCTCTCGTTGTACTTCAGTTTGCCCGATGGGACTTGAACCTTATCTGCTGATGACTTTAGGTGAAAAACAAATTTTCGATCGTGCAGAAAACGAACGCATAATGGATTGTATCGAATGTGGCTCGTGCAGTTACACCTGTCCATCAAGCCGTCCGTTGCTCGATTATATCCGTTTTGGAAAAGGAAAAGTTGGAGCGATGATTCGTTCACGTAAAAAATAA
- a CDS encoding RnfABCDGE type electron transport complex subunit D, whose translation MSKLLTVSPSPHVHSSESTQKIMLRVVYAMIPVMIWGIYMFGLDAVRVGLISILSCLAIEFLIQKYIMKVKPSITDGSALITGVLLAFNVPVSLPWWIIIIGAIAAMGVGKLSFGGLGSNVFNPALVGRVFLLISFPVQMTSWPVTRMMEVDAVSAATPLAVIKEGIKNGIPVSQLQGLPNLSDMAIGFNHGSMGEISAILLIIGGLYMLWKKVITWQTPVSIILTVLVVSGIFWVVNPEMYVNPVYHIFTGGLMLGAIFMATDMVTSPMTGKGQLIYGVGIGLITISIRMFGAYPEGISFAILIMNAFVPLINMYVKPKRFGGQ comes from the coding sequence ATGAGTAAATTATTAACAGTTTCACCATCACCGCACGTTCATTCGAGCGAATCAACCCAAAAAATTATGCTTCGGGTGGTATATGCGATGATTCCGGTCATGATCTGGGGGATTTATATGTTTGGCCTCGATGCCGTTCGGGTTGGGTTAATTTCAATTTTGTCCTGTCTGGCTATTGAATTCCTCATTCAGAAATATATAATGAAGGTAAAACCAAGTATTACCGACGGGTCGGCATTGATCACCGGTGTACTTTTAGCATTTAATGTGCCGGTTAGTCTTCCGTGGTGGATCATTATTATTGGTGCAATTGCAGCCATGGGAGTTGGAAAACTTTCGTTTGGTGGATTAGGATCGAACGTGTTTAACCCGGCACTGGTAGGCAGGGTTTTCCTGTTGATTTCGTTCCCGGTGCAAATGACATCTTGGCCTGTAACGCGAATGATGGAAGTTGATGCTGTTTCGGCAGCTACACCACTGGCAGTAATTAAAGAAGGTATTAAAAACGGCATCCCGGTTTCGCAACTTCAGGGACTGCCAAACTTATCCGACATGGCCATTGGGTTCAACCACGGTTCAATGGGTGAAATATCAGCAATATTGTTGATCATCGGTGGTCTTTACATGCTTTGGAAAAAAGTGATTACCTGGCAAACGCCGGTATCGATTATACTTACCGTTCTTGTGGTTTCGGGTATTTTCTGGGTGGTAAATCCGGAAATGTACGTAAACCCGGTTTATCACATTTTTACAGGAGGTTTAATGCTGGGAGCCATTTTTATGGCAACCGATATGGTAACCTCACCAATGACCGGAAAAGGACAACTGATCTACGGTGTTGGAATTGGTTTGATCACGATCTCCATTCGTATGTTTGGCGCTTATCCCGAAGGAATTTCGTTCGCAATTCTGATTATGAATGCGTTTGTGCCACTGATCAACATGTATGTTAAACCTAAACGATTTGGAGGACAGTAA
- a CDS encoding RnfABCDGE type electron transport complex subunit G: MEDSKMAKRESSFINMVLTLVLVTGIAAAVLGFVYDFTKGPIEVAKLKAQTEAIKTVLPEFDKLGETMVFSPGEGQDSLEFFPAYKNGELVGTAIKTYTKSGFSGFISIMAGIDKDGNFSGYSVLEHAETPGLGSKMSVWFNNPEKPNQYVIGKNPETTNFTVSKDGGDIDAITASTISSRAFLDALRRAYSTYKKQ; encoded by the coding sequence TTGGAGGACAGTAAAATGGCAAAACGAGAATCGAGTTTTATAAATATGGTGCTTACGCTTGTTCTGGTAACAGGTATTGCCGCAGCAGTTTTGGGTTTTGTATACGATTTTACAAAAGGCCCGATTGAGGTGGCAAAATTAAAAGCACAAACCGAGGCAATTAAAACAGTATTGCCCGAATTTGACAAGTTGGGAGAAACAATGGTTTTTAGTCCGGGTGAAGGACAAGACTCACTGGAATTCTTTCCGGCCTATAAAAATGGAGAATTGGTAGGAACAGCCATAAAAACCTATACAAAAAGTGGTTTTAGCGGATTCATTTCCATTATGGCTGGCATTGATAAAGACGGTAACTTTTCGGGGTACTCGGTTTTAGAACATGCCGAAACACCCGGTTTGGGTTCAAAAATGTCGGTGTGGTTCAACAATCCAGAAAAACCAAATCAGTATGTAATCGGCAAGAATCCTGAAACGACCAATTTTACCGTGTCGAAAGACGGTGGAGACATCGATGCGATTACTGCCTCAACAATTAGCTCTCGCGCTTTTCTTGATGCATTAAGAAGAGCATACAGTACTTATAAAAAACAATAA
- a CDS encoding four helix bundle protein — protein sequence MSTFQRFEDIVAWQKARILCKLIKTYTDYKLFAKDFKLVSQIKSSSGSAMDNIAEGFERGGNKEFIQFLYIAKGSAGEVRSQLYRAFDNEYITKDEFKEAYDLADEVSKMIRGLINHLKGSELKGDKYKK from the coding sequence ATGAGCACATTTCAGCGGTTTGAAGATATTGTTGCCTGGCAAAAAGCAAGGATTCTTTGTAAGTTGATTAAGACTTACACTGACTACAAACTATTTGCAAAAGACTTTAAACTTGTTAGCCAGATCAAAAGTTCCTCTGGCTCGGCGATGGATAATATTGCTGAAGGATTTGAAAGAGGAGGCAACAAAGAATTTATACAGTTCCTCTACATTGCAAAAGGCTCGGCAGGCGAAGTAAGATCTCAACTGTATAGAGCATTTGACAATGAATATATAACGAAAGATGAATTTAAAGAAGCCTACGATCTTGCAGATGAAGTAAGCAAAATGATAAGAGGATTGATCAATCATTTGAAAGGAAGTGAGCTAAAAGGTGATAAATACAAAAAATAG
- a CDS encoding electron transport complex subunit E: MNQWKNFTKGFIKENPVFVLVLGMCPTLGVTSSAINGLGMGLATTFVLMMSNIVISLVKNVIPEKVRIPSFIVIIAAFVTVVQLLMQAFVPALYKSLGLFIPLIVVNCIVLGRAEAFASKNNVGSSAIDGLGIGLGFTFALVLLGSIREILGSGKLFNITIYPENYVTLVFVLAPGAFIVLGYLIALINRMKKN, translated from the coding sequence ATGAATCAGTGGAAAAATTTTACAAAAGGTTTTATAAAGGAAAATCCGGTATTTGTTCTGGTACTCGGAATGTGCCCTACTCTTGGGGTAACATCATCGGCCATTAACGGGCTGGGAATGGGATTGGCAACAACGTTTGTGTTAATGATGTCGAACATCGTTATCTCGTTGGTAAAGAATGTCATTCCTGAGAAAGTCAGAATTCCGAGTTTTATTGTAATTATTGCAGCGTTTGTTACGGTTGTACAATTATTAATGCAGGCTTTTGTTCCTGCACTGTACAAAAGCCTCGGGCTGTTTATTCCGTTAATAGTAGTAAACTGTATCGTGTTAGGTCGTGCTGAAGCTTTCGCCTCAAAAAATAATGTTGGTTCTTCAGCAATCGACGGACTGGGAATTGGACTGGGCTTTACATTCGCCCTGGTTTTACTCGGAAGTATCAGAGAAATTCTGGGAAGCGGTAAACTGTTTAACATTACCATATATCCAGAAAATTACGTAACCCTTGTATTTGTGCTCGCTCCCGGAGCATTTATTGTTCTGGGATACCTGATTGCATTGATCAACCGAATGAAAAAGAATTAG
- the rsxA gene encoding electron transport complex subunit RsxA yields the protein MNYLVIVIGAILVNNIVLMQFLGICPFLGVSKKVSTGIGMTGAVAFVMILATIVTYLIQNYVLEKFGLGYLQTIVFILIIASLVQMVEIILKKVSPPLYQALGIFLPLITTNCAILGVAILTVQKEFNLLEGVIFSTSNAIGFGLALIIFAGIREHLDLQNVPKGLKGTPIALIAAGILAMAFMGFSGLV from the coding sequence ATGAACTATTTAGTAATTGTAATAGGCGCCATACTTGTAAACAACATTGTTTTAATGCAGTTTTTGGGAATTTGCCCGTTTTTGGGTGTTTCCAAAAAAGTGTCGACCGGTATTGGTATGACCGGCGCCGTTGCCTTTGTAATGATCCTGGCAACAATTGTAACCTACCTGATCCAAAACTATGTGCTTGAAAAATTCGGATTAGGATATTTGCAGACCATTGTTTTTATTTTAATAATCGCATCGTTGGTACAAATGGTGGAGATCATTTTGAAAAAAGTAAGTCCTCCGCTTTACCAGGCGCTGGGTATTTTTCTACCGCTTATTACCACTAACTGTGCTATTTTGGGTGTTGCCATTCTTACCGTGCAAAAAGAGTTCAACCTGTTGGAAGGTGTAATATTTTCAACATCAAATGCCATAGGTTTTGGGCTTGCACTAATAATTTTTGCAGGAATTCGTGAGCACCTCGATCTGCAAAATGTACCGAAAGGATTAAAAGGTACTCCAATTGCTTTAATAGCAGCTGGTATTCTTGCAATGGCTTTTATGGGATTCTCTGGCTTAGTGTAA
- a CDS encoding AAA family ATPase, translating to MEFFQQVHKSLLQGSKDTIQRELMNNIDWDQRLICIKGFRSVGKTTFLLDYIKKYHPESNEVLYLNLNNFYFTKRKISSFADEFAKRGGKILLLDQIQKYPGWSADLRKCLDEIPDLKIIFTSSPVLRITEDNPDLEGMASIYHLEGLSFREYLNHETGSNFTTYTLEEILNNHIEIAQKVVDEIKPLAYFDDYLRHGYFPYYIHDPNFYIDKLLKNINLALEIDVPYINQIEFKYLPKLRKLLHIIASETPFTPNVSKLATSVETSRATIMNYLKYLKHARLINLLYENGGTDDDQMKKPDKVYMHNTNLLNAIAPNNYDKATVRQTFFYNQVGYVCQLAKSPVADFCVNGKYKFNVGGRKLRPEKGIYAASDVIEVGEGNKIPLWLFGFLY from the coding sequence TTGGAATTTTTTCAACAGGTACATAAGTCATTACTTCAGGGTTCAAAAGATACCATTCAGAGAGAGCTGATGAACAATATCGACTGGGACCAAAGGCTTATCTGTATCAAGGGATTCAGGAGTGTTGGAAAAACAACATTTTTGCTCGACTACATAAAAAAGTATCACCCGGAAAGCAACGAAGTACTGTATCTTAACCTAAATAATTTCTATTTCACCAAACGTAAGATCAGTTCTTTTGCTGACGAATTTGCTAAACGAGGCGGTAAAATTTTGTTGCTCGATCAGATACAAAAATACCCTGGCTGGTCGGCAGATTTGCGAAAATGTTTGGATGAGATTCCAGACCTGAAGATCATTTTTACTTCGTCGCCGGTGTTGCGAATTACCGAGGATAATCCTGATCTGGAAGGAATGGCCAGCATTTACCACCTCGAAGGGCTATCGTTTCGCGAGTATCTGAATCATGAAACAGGAAGTAATTTTACAACTTACACACTGGAAGAAATACTGAACAACCACATTGAGATTGCTCAGAAAGTGGTTGACGAAATAAAACCGCTGGCGTATTTCGACGATTATTTACGACACGGTTATTTCCCCTACTACATTCACGATCCGAATTTTTATATCGACAAGTTGTTAAAGAATATCAACCTGGCACTTGAGATTGATGTTCCGTACATCAACCAGATTGAATTTAAATACCTCCCGAAACTCAGAAAGCTGTTGCACATCATTGCTTCAGAAACGCCATTTACTCCAAATGTTAGTAAATTAGCCACTTCGGTTGAAACATCGCGCGCAACAATTATGAATTACCTAAAATATTTGAAGCACGCACGATTGATCAACCTGCTTTATGAGAACGGCGGAACTGACGATGACCAGATGAAAAAACCGGACAAAGTGTACATGCACAATACAAACCTGCTAAACGCTATTGCTCCGAATAACTACGATAAAGCCACGGTTCGCCAAACGTTCTTTTATAACCAGGTAGGTTATGTATGTCAATTGGCGAAATCGCCGGTTGCTGATTTTTGCGTCAACGGAAAATATAAATTTAATGTTGGCGGACGAAAACTGAGACCAGAAAAAGGAATTTACGCGGCCTCGGATGTAATTGAGGTTGGCGAAGGAAACAAAATTCCGTTATGGCTCTTTGGATTTTTGTATTAA
- the nifJ gene encoding pyruvate:ferredoxin (flavodoxin) oxidoreductase, with the protein MAKQKKMVTCDGNYAAAYMSYMFSEVACIYPITPSSTMAEYVDEWAAFGKKNMFGRPVRLAEMQSEAGAAGAVHGALQSGALTSTYTASQGLLLMIPNMYKIAGELLPTVFHVSARALAGHALSIFGDHSDVYAARQTGFAMLASGSVQEEMDLAGVAHLATLKSRVPFLAFFDGFRTSHEIQKIEAIDQDDIVPLVDQEALQEFHNRALNPENPVTRGTAQNPDIFFQAKESANKFYDAVPDIVADYMDEISKITGRTYRPFTYYGAPDAENVIIAMGSVTETIKETIDYLAAQGKKVGLISVHLFRPFSAKHFVEALPDSVKRIAVLDRAAEPGSTGEPLFLDVQSQFYGKADAPVIVGGRYGLGSKDTTPSQILSVYENLEMKEPKGNFTIGIVDDVTFKSLPLKEEINMTPEGTYQAKFYGLGSDGTVGANKNSIKIIGDATDKSCQGYFQYDSKKSGGFTCSHLRFGDKPIRSTYLVTTPDFVACHVPAYVNMYDVLKGLKKGGSFLLNSINDAEETKKQLPDAMKKYLAENEINFYIINGTKLGEEIGLGTRTNTIMQSAFFKITGVIPYEMAVEQMKTAIVKSYGKKGEHIVNMNYAAVDAGGKNVVKVDVPTEWKDIVVAEEAAVDADRPEYITKVVDVINAQKGDDLPVSTFAGSEDGQFPLGTAAYEKRGIAVNVPEWQSENCIQCNQCAYVCPHAAIRPFLMTEEEVEAAPAGTETKTATPSKMFGGLNFRIQVSPLDCTGCGNCADVCPSKVKSLVMKPLASQQDQVERWDYMDKKVTVKETVVDKTKSVKNSQFAQPLFEFSGACAGCGETPYIKLITQLYGERMMVANATGCSSIYGGSAPSTPYCKHKESGHGPAWANSLFEDNAEYGFGFAEGVSAQRDRIAEIMTTALSNGASDAEKEVFGEWLEKKDIAAGSVVATNKVLDVIKDSDSQYAKDILSLKQYLVKKSIWVFGGDGWAYDIGYGGLDHVMASGEDVNVLVMDTEVYSNTGGQSSKATPVGAVAKFAASGKKVRKKDLGAMMMSYGYVYVAQVAMGANQSQYFKALKEAEAYPGPSIIIAYAPCINHGLRASMGRTQEEEKKAVASGYWHLFRYNPLLEDEGKNPFQLDSKAPEWSQFQDFLNGEVRYTSLKKSFPAEADELFAAAEENAKWRYASYQRMAAMDYSKPEEEGEE; encoded by the coding sequence ATGGCAAAACAAAAAAAGATGGTAACATGTGACGGTAATTACGCTGCGGCGTATATGAGTTACATGTTCAGCGAAGTCGCCTGTATTTATCCAATCACTCCGTCGTCAACCATGGCAGAGTACGTTGATGAATGGGCTGCTTTCGGAAAGAAAAATATGTTTGGTCGCCCAGTACGTTTGGCAGAAATGCAAAGTGAAGCCGGTGCTGCCGGTGCTGTTCACGGAGCGCTGCAATCGGGTGCCTTAACTTCTACTTACACTGCATCACAGGGTTTATTATTAATGATCCCTAACATGTACAAAATCGCAGGTGAGTTATTACCAACAGTATTCCACGTAAGTGCACGTGCCCTGGCCGGTCACGCATTATCAATCTTTGGCGACCACAGCGACGTTTATGCTGCCCGTCAAACAGGTTTTGCAATGTTGGCTTCAGGTTCTGTACAGGAAGAAATGGACCTTGCAGGTGTTGCTCACTTGGCTACACTTAAATCAAGAGTTCCTTTCCTTGCTTTCTTCGATGGATTCCGTACATCACACGAAATTCAGAAGATTGAAGCTATCGATCAGGATGACATTGTTCCTTTGGTTGACCAGGAAGCACTTCAGGAATTCCACAATCGTGCGTTAAACCCTGAAAATCCTGTAACCCGTGGTACTGCTCAAAACCCTGATATTTTCTTCCAGGCAAAAGAATCAGCAAATAAATTCTACGATGCAGTTCCTGATATCGTTGCTGACTACATGGATGAAATCAGCAAAATTACTGGCAGAACATACCGTCCTTTCACTTATTACGGTGCACCTGATGCTGAAAACGTAATTATTGCAATGGGGTCGGTTACTGAAACCATTAAAGAAACTATCGACTACTTAGCTGCTCAAGGCAAAAAAGTTGGTTTAATTTCGGTACACCTGTTCCGTCCATTCTCGGCAAAACACTTTGTTGAAGCATTACCTGATTCAGTAAAACGTATTGCTGTATTAGACCGTGCTGCTGAGCCGGGATCAACCGGAGAGCCATTATTCCTTGATGTACAATCGCAATTCTACGGAAAAGCAGATGCTCCTGTAATTGTTGGTGGTCGTTACGGTTTAGGATCAAAAGATACTACTCCTTCTCAAATTCTTTCAGTTTACGAAAACCTTGAAATGAAAGAGCCAAAAGGCAACTTCACAATTGGTATCGTTGATGATGTGACTTTCAAATCACTTCCATTGAAAGAAGAGATCAACATGACTCCGGAAGGAACTTACCAGGCTAAATTCTACGGTTTGGGTTCTGACGGTACTGTTGGAGCAAACAAAAACTCGATTAAAATTATTGGTGACGCAACAGATAAATCATGTCAGGGATACTTCCAGTACGACTCGAAAAAGTCGGGAGGTTTCACTTGTTCACACTTACGCTTCGGGGATAAACCAATCCGATCAACTTACCTTGTTACCACTCCTGACTTTGTTGCTTGTCACGTTCCGGCATATGTAAATATGTACGACGTGCTGAAAGGCCTGAAAAAAGGTGGTTCTTTCTTGCTGAACTCGATTAACGACGCAGAAGAAACCAAAAAGCAGTTGCCTGATGCAATGAAGAAATATTTGGCCGAAAACGAAATCAATTTCTACATCATTAACGGTACAAAACTGGGTGAAGAGATTGGTTTGGGAACTCGTACAAATACGATCATGCAATCGGCTTTCTTTAAAATTACCGGTGTAATTCCTTACGAAATGGCTGTTGAGCAAATGAAAACTGCCATTGTAAAATCGTACGGTAAAAAAGGTGAGCACATTGTAAACATGAACTACGCAGCGGTTGACGCCGGTGGTAAAAACGTAGTAAAAGTTGACGTTCCTACAGAATGGAAAGATATCGTTGTAGCTGAAGAAGCAGCTGTAGATGCGGATCGTCCGGAATACATTACTAAAGTGGTTGACGTAATCAACGCACAAAAAGGTGATGATCTTCCTGTTTCTACTTTTGCGGGATCAGAAGACGGACAATTCCCACTTGGAACAGCAGCTTACGAAAAACGTGGTATCGCAGTAAACGTTCCTGAATGGCAGTCGGAAAACTGTATTCAGTGTAACCAGTGTGCTTACGTTTGTCCTCACGCAGCTATTCGTCCGTTCCTGATGACAGAAGAAGAAGTTGAAGCTGCACCGGCCGGAACAGAAACAAAAACTGCTACTCCTTCGAAAATGTTTGGTGGATTAAATTTCCGTATCCAGGTATCGCCACTCGACTGTACTGGTTGTGGTAACTGTGCCGATGTTTGTCCTTCAAAAGTGAAATCACTTGTGATGAAGCCACTTGCTTCACAACAAGATCAGGTTGAGCGTTGGGACTACATGGACAAAAAAGTTACCGTTAAAGAAACTGTTGTTGACAAAACAAAATCAGTTAAAAACTCACAGTTCGCTCAGCCATTGTTCGAGTTCTCGGGAGCTTGTGCAGGTTGCGGTGAAACTCCATACATTAAACTGATCACTCAGCTTTACGGTGAAAGAATGATGGTTGCCAACGCTACAGGTTGTTCTTCAATCTATGGTGGTTCTGCTCCGTCAACTCCTTACTGTAAACACAAAGAGTCTGGTCATGGTCCGGCCTGGGCTAACTCACTGTTCGAAGACAATGCCGAATACGGTTTTGGTTTCGCCGAAGGTGTTAGCGCACAACGCGATCGTATTGCAGAAATTATGACTACTGCCCTTTCAAATGGTGCTTCTGACGCTGAAAAAGAAGTATTTGGCGAATGGCTGGAGAAAAAAGATATCGCAGCAGGATCGGTTGTTGCAACCAACAAAGTATTGGATGTAATTAAAGACAGCGATAGCCAATATGCAAAAGACATCCTATCGTTAAAACAATACCTGGTTAAAAAATCAATTTGGGTATTTGGTGGCGACGGATGGGCATACGACATCGGTTACGGTGGTTTAGACCACGTAATGGCAAGCGGCGAAGATGTAAACGTATTGGTAATGGATACCGAGGTTTACTCAAACACCGGTGGTCAGTCGAGTAAAGCTACTCCGGTTGGAGCAGTTGCTAAATTTGCAGCATCGGGTAAAAAGGTTCGTAAAAAAGACCTTGGTGCCATGATGATGAGCTACGGTTACGTATACGTTGCACAAGTTGCAATGGGCGCTAACCAATCTCAATATTTCAAAGCACTGAAAGAAGCAGAAGCTTATCCAGGTCCTTCTATCATAATTGCGTACGCTCCTTGTATCAACCACGGATTGCGCGCCAGTATGGGACGCACCCAAGAAGAGGAGAAAAAAGCTGTTGCTTCAGGATACTGGCACTTGTTCCGCTACAATCCACTGTTGGAAGACGAGGGTAAAAACCCATTCCAACTGGATTCTAAAGCACCGGAGTGGAGCCAATTCCAGGACTTCCTGAACGGCGAGGTTCGTTATACTTCACTGAAGAAATCGTTCCCTGCTGAAGCAGATGAATTGTTTGCAGCTGCTGAAGAAAACGCAAAATGGCGTTACGCTTCATATCAACGTATGGCAGCTATGGATTATTCAAAACCTGAAGAAGAAGGTGAAGAATAG